The Paenibacillus sp. FSL R7-0204 genome includes a region encoding these proteins:
- a CDS encoding GNAT family N-acetyltransferase, protein MNLALSRMKLETERLIIRPYMESDLMASFELMQNPEVLAFMHMEVMQRHEYEGMFRWLMFSYHTPFELPFKYSFAICDKATGQLIGWCGAGVLEFRAPDAELYYLIGREHWGRGYATEAAAALADYAFDVIGLEQLYAKADPRNTASLGVLRKLGFRVEQELAGLTGDYEDCNGELLHVLTKERFVERLKGVK, encoded by the coding sequence ATGAATCTGGCATTGTCCAGGATGAAGCTCGAAACAGAGCGGTTAATCATCCGTCCCTATATGGAAAGTGATCTGATGGCTTCGTTCGAGCTGATGCAGAACCCGGAGGTGCTGGCCTTCATGCATATGGAGGTCATGCAGAGGCATGAGTATGAGGGCATGTTCCGCTGGCTGATGTTCAGCTATCATACGCCGTTTGAGCTGCCGTTCAAGTATTCATTTGCCATCTGTGATAAGGCAACCGGGCAACTGATCGGCTGGTGCGGGGCTGGTGTGCTGGAGTTCAGGGCGCCGGATGCGGAGCTGTATTATCTGATCGGGCGTGAACACTGGGGCCGGGGCTATGCTACCGAAGCCGCTGCGGCGCTGGCGGACTACGCCTTCGATGTAATTGGACTGGAGCAGCTATACGCCAAGGCAGATCCGCGCAACACCGCATCGCTCGGGGTGCTCCGGAAGCTGGGCTTCCGGGTCGAGCAGGAGCTGGCCGGATTGACCGGTGATTATGAGGACTGCAATGGGGAGCTGCTGCATGTGCTGACGAAGGAGCGGTTTGTGGAGCGGCTTAAAGGTGTGAAATGA
- the infC gene encoding translation initiation factor IF-3, producing the protein MAVLINEQIKAAEVELTGLKGEKLGTVSRSEALSKARAAGADLVCTSLMSSPPPCSLVAKGKGKAAAQAARKDSTRPQQGGGSSQEKVKELRFTAHIEEHDYDTKLRQADKHLRSGKPVQLVVKASGAKEAAAAKAVLERLVADLKEAGTKASGLQTSGKGAQVRVNPHT; encoded by the coding sequence GTGGCCGTACTGATTAATGAACAGATTAAGGCAGCCGAGGTCGAGCTGACCGGGCTAAAGGGCGAGAAGCTCGGCACCGTATCCAGAAGCGAGGCGCTGTCCAAGGCCAGAGCCGCAGGGGCCGACCTGGTCTGCACCTCGCTGATGAGCAGCCCGCCGCCCTGCAGCCTGGTCGCCAAGGGTAAAGGCAAGGCGGCTGCGCAAGCGGCCCGCAAGGATAGTACCCGTCCGCAACAGGGCGGCGGAAGCAGCCAGGAGAAGGTGAAGGAGCTGCGCTTCACCGCCCATATCGAAGAGCATGACTACGACACAAAGCTGCGTCAGGCGGACAAGCATCTGCGCTCCGGCAAGCCGGTGCAGCTTGTCGTGAAGGCCTCCGGCGCCAAGGAAGCCGCCGCTGCGAAGGCAGTGCTGGAGCGGCTCGTGGCCGATCTGAAGGAAGCCGGAACCAAAGCCTCCGGGCTGCAGACCAGCGGCAAGGGCGCACAGGTTAGAGTGAATCCGCATACGTAA
- a CDS encoding RNA polymerase sigma factor, translated as MNDTADDKQLILLIAQKDSNALELLYDRYERVIYSFAYQIVKDSMAAEEVMQELFLRLWKNAGQIDFGKGKLLTWMFAVTRNLAIDYLRKRDARLPRQSADSGNLEQVQDHSALTEDLVELQMAGEQIREALLGLSRDQQQVMDMIYYQGYTQQEVAQLAAIPLGTVKGRVRLAMKQLHKSLRHWGRRDHAHE; from the coding sequence TTGAATGACACAGCTGACGATAAGCAGTTAATTCTGCTTATTGCACAGAAAGACTCGAATGCCCTCGAACTGCTCTATGACCGGTATGAACGGGTCATCTATAGCTTTGCTTACCAGATCGTGAAGGATTCGATGGCTGCCGAGGAGGTTATGCAGGAGCTGTTCCTGCGACTGTGGAAGAATGCGGGGCAGATTGACTTCGGCAAAGGCAAGCTGCTCACCTGGATGTTCGCGGTGACCCGCAATCTGGCGATCGATTATCTACGTAAGCGGGACGCCAGGCTGCCGCGGCAATCGGCCGATTCCGGGAATCTGGAGCAGGTTCAGGACCATAGCGCGCTCACTGAGGATCTCGTTGAGCTGCAGATGGCGGGGGAACAGATCAGAGAGGCGCTGCTGGGATTAAGCCGCGACCAGCAGCAGGTAATGGATATGATCTATTACCAGGGCTACACCCAGCAGGAGGTAGCGCAGCTTGCGGCAATCCCGCTGGGAACGGTCAAGGGAAGAGTCCGGCTGGCGATGAAGCAGCTTCACAAATCGTTACGGCACTGGGGAAGGAGGGATCATGCACATGAGTGA
- a CDS encoding anti-sigma factor domain-containing protein translates to MSEHNEELCELAELYTLGALTAEEMQQFAAHAAECAECRELVEEYRQVLDHLPLASEPVDPPSGMKERILSRVLESGNAGAPAARPETRLLNIQPDAERAAEHEPARTPPAEQGMPQLSIPEPKRTRFRGYLSLGLAVAVLLLVVYTGQLRGNVSELKEQLASGTGPLQGLKVNEAVALSPAGEGVTAKGTATIVADPTGTHLVLQAEDLPELTGTEVYQVWLIKGDSPVNAGTFISQGGNGALYYSFDPKSYDTIAVTLEPDGAGVTPRGKMILTAPIKQG, encoded by the coding sequence ATGAGTGAACACAATGAGGAACTCTGTGAGTTGGCCGAATTATATACGCTGGGCGCACTGACGGCGGAGGAAATGCAGCAATTCGCTGCCCATGCAGCAGAATGCGCGGAATGCAGGGAGCTGGTGGAGGAATACCGGCAGGTACTGGACCATCTTCCGCTTGCCTCTGAGCCGGTAGACCCGCCCTCCGGCATGAAGGAGCGCATCTTGTCACGGGTGCTGGAATCCGGGAATGCGGGCGCACCGGCAGCCCGGCCGGAGACCCGTCTGCTGAATATCCAGCCTGATGCAGAGCGGGCTGCGGAGCATGAGCCAGCGAGGACTCCTCCGGCAGAGCAGGGCATGCCCCAGTTAAGCATCCCGGAGCCCAAGAGAACCCGCTTCCGGGGGTACCTGAGCCTTGGACTGGCTGTGGCTGTGCTGCTTCTGGTCGTCTACACCGGCCAGCTGCGCGGGAATGTGTCTGAGCTGAAGGAGCAGCTGGCCTCCGGCACCGGACCGCTCCAGGGGCTTAAGGTGAATGAGGCGGTAGCGCTAAGTCCGGCGGGAGAAGGGGTTACCGCCAAGGGTACAGCAACGATTGTCGCAGACCCTACCGGCACCCACCTTGTGCTTCAGGCAGAAGATCTGCCGGAGCTTACCGGCACCGAGGTCTATCAGGTATGGCTGATCAAAGGGGACTCGCCGGTAAATGCGGGTACCTTCATCTCACAGGGCGGGAACGGGGCACTGTATTATTCGTTTGACCCGAAGTCCTATGATACGATAGCCGTTACGCTGGAGCCGGATGGCGCGGGCGTTACCCCGCGCGGGAAGATGATTCTCACAGCGCCGATTAAGCAGGGGTAG
- a CDS encoding DUF4097 family beta strand repeat-containing protein — translation MNNPRKWLVTGAALAAVLLYIGTAGEGIVSGRPLAEEEFNSRSAQPVVSAPAAAAAQQIAGKRQGNGYAFDKGVTRFSLPPGTQRVSIANMNGNIELKQGNIKELEIHMTVVVHQATAEAAKAIADKSGMKAGTGADLEIETYSELYGNHQSPSLELTVTLPRGMKAELQARTENGNLSLSKVSSTGKIKLSSVNGNITASNIPEELVLHTVNGNVQVSEAKGSVDVKLTNGNVQASQISGDLAVKAVNGNLTVKDALAAVRAATVAGNIEVESRKIGGNWTVTTEVGDLELAWPGGAGVEVDAESVFDEIETDFPLTVKNHKAHGRIGAGTYQIHAKAMAGLSLMQN, via the coding sequence ATGAACAATCCCCGGAAATGGCTAGTTACAGGCGCTGCTCTGGCAGCAGTATTACTCTACATAGGTACGGCAGGTGAGGGCATTGTCAGCGGACGGCCGCTGGCGGAGGAAGAGTTCAATTCCCGGTCTGCACAGCCTGTGGTGTCTGCTCCAGCCGCCGCAGCTGCGCAGCAGATTGCTGGGAAGAGGCAGGGGAACGGATATGCTTTTGACAAAGGGGTGACCCGCTTCAGCCTTCCACCCGGCACACAGAGGGTCAGTATCGCCAACATGAACGGAAACATCGAGCTGAAGCAGGGCAATATCAAGGAGCTGGAGATCCACATGACGGTGGTTGTCCATCAGGCAACAGCAGAAGCGGCGAAGGCTATCGCAGACAAGTCGGGGATGAAGGCGGGCACAGGAGCTGATCTGGAGATTGAGACGTACAGCGAACTCTATGGCAACCACCAGTCTCCGAGCCTGGAGTTGACGGTGACCTTGCCACGTGGCATGAAGGCGGAGCTGCAGGCAAGGACGGAGAACGGCAATCTTTCTTTGTCAAAAGTTTCTAGTACAGGTAAAATCAAATTATCGTCGGTGAACGGTAACATCACTGCTTCCAACATCCCTGAGGAGCTTGTTCTGCATACGGTCAACGGTAACGTTCAGGTCTCGGAAGCGAAGGGCAGCGTTGACGTTAAGCTTACCAATGGTAATGTACAGGCTTCGCAGATATCGGGCGACCTGGCAGTGAAGGCGGTCAACGGGAATCTTACGGTGAAGGATGCGCTGGCTGCTGTCCGTGCGGCTACCGTGGCGGGGAATATTGAGGTGGAGAGCCGGAAGATCGGCGGGAATTGGACGGTGACTACGGAGGTAGGCGACCTGGAGCTGGCGTGGCCGGGCGGAGCGGGAGTCGAGGTGGATGCGGAGTCGGTTTTTGACGAGATTGAAACGGACTTCCCGCTGACCGTGAAAAATCACAAGGCCCATGGACGGATTGGCGCAGGTACCTATCAGATTCACGCTAAAGCTATGGCAGGGTTGTCGCTGATGCAGAATTGA
- a CDS encoding response regulator transcription factor: MKERVLIIEDETAMIRLLELELLYEGYDITVAGDGITGAEKALGEHYDMILLDLNLPGISGIEVCKRVRAVKQTPIIMLTARDTVNDRVRGLDTGADDYVPKPFAIEELLARMRSLQRRLHAAEPGDEVLHAKDLVLDTAAHRVSRAGREIECSQREFDLLHCLLVHKNRLMNREALLNLVWGYSYEGETNVVDVYIRYVRMKVDEGFGEKLIHTVRGSGYILRD, from the coding sequence TTGAAGGAACGCGTATTGATCATTGAGGATGAGACGGCCATGATCCGCCTGCTGGAGCTGGAGCTGCTCTATGAGGGTTACGATATCACGGTTGCGGGAGATGGAATTACGGGTGCCGAGAAGGCGCTGGGTGAGCACTATGATATGATTCTGCTGGATTTGAATCTGCCGGGCATCAGCGGAATTGAAGTCTGCAAGCGGGTACGTGCGGTCAAGCAGACTCCGATTATAATGCTCACGGCCAGAGACACGGTCAATGACCGGGTGCGGGGACTGGATACCGGGGCTGATGATTATGTGCCGAAGCCGTTCGCCATTGAAGAGCTGCTGGCGCGTATGCGTTCTCTGCAGCGCAGGCTGCATGCGGCTGAACCAGGGGATGAGGTACTACACGCCAAGGATCTGGTGCTGGATACGGCCGCCCACCGGGTCAGCCGGGCCGGACGCGAGATTGAATGCTCGCAGCGTGAATTCGATCTGCTGCACTGTCTGCTGGTTCATAAGAACCGGCTAATGAACCGTGAGGCATTGCTCAATCTGGTATGGGGCTATTCGTATGAAGGTGAGACGAATGTGGTAGATGTGTACATAAGGTATGTGCGTATGAAGGTGGATGAGGGCTTCGGGGAGAAGCTGATCCATACGGTCCGTGGCAGCGGCTATATCCTGAGAGACTGA
- a CDS encoding sensor histidine kinase, translated as MKPWTFSRKVSASIALTALAVAAVVSGFVYITFKHWTDSQETRVLDAKLKQFELRVGEVEFLPSLLQPGLGRGSGAAAFLKPDFSMFAPELEKGQVLQMLDASGRVLAEAGEGEPEPGSDVYQAEKEISLPVYGLVRLQLTDSGQSRSATAEKEVGRLLLLGLLLAAGMAVIAGGLVSRSALKPIRSMIGEVRSIGTNSLSRRVQVPAAQDELQQLGETFNGFLHKLEVSFDQQRRFIADASHELKTPLAIIEGHTHMIQRWGKESPEVLDESLAFMMDETRRMKALISQLLLLAEAEAEAFVPEDEEAVCSLKTTLSELLPQTVHVNPGVELDYDSGSSGQEVLVRIPGSACYQVLRNIIENALKYTPEGGTVVIRHSRLEDGRVVLTAADTGIGIRAEQLPHIFERFYRTEHSRSRSQGGSGLGLAIARAIMERYSGSIAIDSTPGQGTTVTLTFAGA; from the coding sequence ATGAAGCCATGGACGTTCTCCCGTAAGGTCAGTGCTTCGATTGCGCTGACGGCGCTGGCTGTTGCGGCAGTGGTCAGCGGATTTGTCTATATTACCTTCAAGCATTGGACAGACAGCCAGGAAACGCGGGTGCTGGATGCCAAGCTGAAGCAGTTCGAGCTTCGCGTCGGCGAGGTGGAATTCCTGCCGTCCCTGCTTCAGCCTGGACTGGGCAGAGGGAGCGGTGCGGCGGCTTTTTTGAAGCCGGATTTCTCCATGTTTGCTCCTGAACTGGAGAAGGGGCAGGTGCTGCAGATGCTGGATGCCAGCGGGCGCGTGCTTGCCGAAGCGGGGGAGGGGGAGCCAGAGCCCGGCTCGGATGTGTATCAGGCAGAGAAGGAGATATCCCTGCCGGTATATGGCCTTGTCCGGCTGCAGCTTACAGATAGCGGACAGTCACGCAGCGCCACCGCCGAGAAGGAGGTGGGCCGGCTGCTGCTGCTGGGTCTGCTGCTGGCTGCGGGAATGGCGGTGATTGCCGGCGGGCTGGTCTCCCGTTCAGCACTGAAGCCCATCCGCAGTATGATCGGCGAAGTCCGCAGCATCGGAACGAACAGCTTATCGCGGCGTGTACAGGTTCCCGCCGCTCAGGATGAACTCCAGCAGCTGGGGGAGACCTTCAACGGATTCCTGCATAAGCTGGAGGTCTCCTTCGACCAGCAGCGCCGCTTCATCGCAGATGCCTCGCATGAGCTTAAGACGCCGCTGGCTATTATTGAGGGCCATACCCATATGATACAGCGCTGGGGCAAGGAGTCCCCGGAGGTGCTGGATGAATCGCTGGCCTTCATGATGGATGAGACCCGGCGGATGAAGGCGCTGATCTCCCAGCTCCTTCTTCTTGCCGAAGCGGAGGCAGAGGCTTTCGTGCCGGAGGACGAGGAGGCCGTCTGCAGTCTGAAGACAACGCTAAGCGAGCTGTTGCCGCAGACGGTTCATGTAAATCCCGGCGTAGAGCTTGATTATGACAGCGGCTCCAGCGGACAGGAGGTCCTGGTGAGGATACCGGGCAGCGCTTGCTATCAAGTACTTCGTAACATCATAGAGAATGCATTGAAGTATACCCCTGAAGGCGGAACGGTAGTGATCAGGCATTCCCGCTTGGAGGATGGCAGAGTGGTACTAACCGCAGCCGATACCGGGATCGGAATCCGCGCGGAGCAGCTACCGCATATTTTCGAACGCTTTTACCGTACGGAGCATTCGCGGAGCCGCTCGCAGGGAGGCTCGGGTCTGGGCCTCGCTATTGCAAGAGCGATCATGGAACGGTATAGCGGCTCCATCGCCATTGACAGCACACCGGGGCAGGGGACAACCGTCACATTGACGTTTGCAGGTGCCTGA
- a CDS encoding Imm51 family immunity protein, translating to MDKALLAQVKRWHDKNEYQQIVDRLLEIPPEARDYECISQLGRAYNNLGDYDKALELLLSIAEEGKEDSLWHFRAGYSYYHLKQYEQAVQAFARADELEPGDGDIQNMLEYSREGAQREAREQARRAEAIHNSKLLSESGGRDLGSFLDFCADFWDDSDYALKSYVSPLPSDELIASVEEELGYKLPASYIAMMKQHNGGIPRNTCYPVTESTSWAEDHVAISGIAGIGRDKSYSLCGDLGSRFMIEEWGYPDIGVVFGDCPSAGHDVIMLDYRHCGPEGEPEVIHVDQEGNYEITFLAPDFETFIRGLVNDEVFDTSEEDKEDDLKTVASGAFSPLLQELCDKVTEVGDIEGIIRRICTAIVEEKGYFSLHADERSTLMYDLQFWLYTRVYPNTNRDQYLEVYSKMIAFGGEFSTGGYAPGFISDWLDDRVRHGMIVNTNGTLRFTDGAKTQLLQRLKEAAGGPGAADLKPFIIVEQDNGGKSVILNAGSYKAEVFAVREEEGFEGNGYDWASLAAVFLEERMPELDGIVQFDPEAGMFCAYSSDGEAMVAFATAFKRACEDDELIRDLFSRAELD from the coding sequence ATGGATAAGGCGTTGCTGGCACAAGTGAAGCGTTGGCATGATAAGAATGAATATCAGCAGATTGTGGACCGTCTTCTGGAGATTCCGCCAGAGGCAAGAGATTATGAATGTATCAGCCAATTGGGCAGAGCCTATAACAACCTGGGAGATTACGACAAAGCGCTGGAGCTGCTGCTCAGCATTGCAGAGGAAGGCAAGGAGGATTCGCTTTGGCATTTTCGCGCAGGGTACTCCTACTATCATCTAAAGCAGTACGAGCAGGCGGTCCAAGCGTTTGCTCGTGCAGATGAACTGGAGCCGGGAGACGGAGATATCCAGAACATGCTGGAGTACAGCCGGGAAGGCGCGCAGCGTGAGGCCAGAGAGCAGGCCAGGCGTGCAGAAGCGATACATAATTCTAAATTACTTAGTGAGAGTGGCGGCAGAGACCTTGGGTCTTTCCTTGATTTCTGTGCCGATTTCTGGGATGACAGCGATTATGCCCTGAAGTCGTATGTGTCCCCGCTGCCCAGTGACGAGCTGATTGCTTCTGTGGAGGAGGAACTGGGCTACAAGCTGCCGGCCTCTTATATCGCCATGATGAAGCAGCATAACGGAGGGATACCCCGCAATACCTGTTACCCGGTGACTGAATCTACCTCCTGGGCTGAGGATCATGTTGCTATCTCGGGGATCGCCGGAATCGGCCGTGACAAAAGCTACTCCCTTTGCGGAGACCTGGGCAGCCGCTTCATGATTGAAGAGTGGGGTTACCCCGATATTGGCGTGGTCTTCGGAGACTGTCCTTCTGCCGGACATGATGTCATCATGCTGGATTACCGCCACTGCGGGCCGGAGGGGGAGCCTGAGGTGATTCATGTGGATCAGGAGGGCAATTACGAGATTACGTTCCTGGCCCCTGACTTCGAGACCTTCATCCGCGGGCTGGTGAACGATGAGGTGTTTGATACCTCGGAAGAGGATAAGGAGGATGACCTGAAGACAGTGGCTTCCGGGGCGTTCTCCCCCCTGCTGCAGGAGCTGTGCGACAAGGTTACGGAAGTGGGTGATATAGAGGGTATTATCCGCAGGATCTGCACCGCCATTGTGGAGGAGAAGGGCTATTTCTCTCTTCATGCGGACGAGCGGTCCACCCTGATGTATGATCTGCAATTCTGGCTCTACACGCGCGTCTACCCGAATACTAACCGTGACCAGTATCTTGAGGTGTATTCCAAAATGATCGCGTTCGGCGGTGAATTCAGCACAGGCGGATATGCCCCGGGATTCATCTCGGACTGGCTGGACGACCGTGTCCGCCACGGCATGATCGTGAACACGAACGGGACGCTCCGGTTCACGGATGGGGCGAAGACGCAATTACTTCAGAGGCTGAAGGAAGCTGCTGGGGGGCCGGGAGCTGCGGATCTGAAGCCTTTTATAATCGTGGAGCAGGATAACGGCGGCAAGTCCGTGATTCTGAACGCGGGAAGCTATAAGGCAGAAGTATTCGCCGTACGGGAAGAGGAAGGCTTCGAGGGCAACGGATATGATTGGGCCTCTCTGGCGGCAGTCTTCCTGGAGGAGCGGATGCCTGAGCTGGACGGTATTGTCCAATTCGACCCGGAGGCAGGTATGTTCTGCGCCTATTCCTCTGACGGCGAGGCGATGGTCGCCTTCGCGACTGCCTTCAAGCGGGCTTGTGAGGACGATGAGCTCATCCGCGATCTGTTCTCGCGCGCGGAGCTGGATTAG
- a CDS encoding GNAT family N-acetyltransferase: MNIRKAMIEDQLTLQNLLQFYMYDFTEYTEVDTLSNGVYQGMPDFNLYWNEPQSRHPFLIMVSDKIAGFAFVKNKETGKDIHILSHFFILRKYRMNGLGTAAAKQLFTLFKGNWELYQLEKNIPAQKFWLRVISEITDGNFVDKFENGRRYQFFSV; encoded by the coding sequence ATGAATATTCGAAAAGCTATGATTGAAGATCAGTTAACTCTGCAAAACTTACTTCAATTTTATATGTACGATTTCACTGAATACACTGAGGTCGATACTCTATCTAATGGTGTTTACCAAGGGATGCCCGATTTTAATTTGTATTGGAATGAGCCACAAAGTCGCCATCCTTTTTTAATAATGGTTAGTGATAAAATCGCTGGATTTGCCTTCGTGAAAAACAAAGAAACTGGTAAAGATATTCATATCCTGTCACATTTCTTTATATTGAGAAAGTACAGAATGAATGGATTGGGTACAGCCGCAGCCAAACAACTATTTACCCTCTTTAAAGGTAATTGGGAACTCTACCAACTTGAGAAGAATATACCAGCACAAAAATTTTGGCTAAGGGTTATTTCTGAAATTACTGATGGCAATTTTGTAGATAAATTTGAGAATGGAAGAAGATATCAATTCTTTTCTGTGTAG
- a CDS encoding RidA family protein: protein MGEIIRHDVNEEYAYSGFVEAGGFIFLSFCVGNVGGTVEEQVDGALNDMSGRLSQVGLTLTDVVKVDILLRDVWDIPVMEEVFKRRFEGKYPARKTISTEFAHVGGPDGLKVQIDGVAYRPRA from the coding sequence ATGGGCGAGATCATTAGACATGATGTGAATGAGGAATATGCATACTCCGGTTTTGTAGAGGCGGGGGGCTTCATTTTCCTGAGCTTCTGTGTAGGTAATGTTGGCGGAACAGTGGAGGAGCAGGTGGATGGTGCGCTGAATGATATGAGCGGCCGTCTGAGTCAGGTAGGTCTTACCCTAACAGATGTGGTGAAGGTGGACATTCTGCTGCGGGATGTATGGGATATTCCGGTTATGGAAGAGGTATTCAAGCGCAGATTCGAAGGCAAGTACCCTGCCCGCAAAACGATCTCCACCGAGTTCGCGCATGTGGGAGGCCCGGATGGACTGAAGGTCCAGATTGACGGTGTAGCGTACCGTCCACGTGCGTAG
- a CDS encoding SDR family NAD(P)-dependent oxidoreductase: MNIKGKWSLITGASSGIGEQFARQLAKEGSHLVLVARTKSKLNALAGELTQRHGVECRVIPQDLSLEGAAGELYRQCQQLGLNIDLLVNNAGFATHGLFEQVSGERQHEEVMLNVAAVVDMTHLFLPGMLHRGAGAVINVSSTAGFQPLPYMAVYGATKAFVLSFTDALYWENRDRGVQFFALCPGSTETDFFNVVGTEDASVGGAKDSPERVVAITLRAMAKGKQYIVPGFRNYLGAQISRFMTRRQSLRLVGNMLRPAPKEHNGQPS, translated from the coding sequence GTGAATATTAAAGGAAAATGGTCTTTAATCACCGGAGCCTCTTCGGGAATCGGAGAACAGTTTGCAAGACAATTAGCTAAGGAAGGCAGTCATCTGGTGCTGGTAGCCAGAACCAAAAGCAAACTCAATGCGCTTGCAGGCGAATTGACGCAAAGGCATGGAGTTGAGTGCCGGGTTATCCCCCAGGATCTATCCCTCGAAGGAGCTGCCGGAGAGCTGTACCGGCAATGCCAGCAGCTTGGCCTGAATATCGACCTGCTGGTGAACAATGCGGGTTTTGCCACCCATGGCCTGTTCGAGCAAGTCTCCGGGGAACGCCAGCATGAAGAGGTTATGCTCAACGTAGCCGCTGTGGTCGATATGACGCATCTCTTCCTTCCCGGAATGCTCCACAGAGGAGCAGGTGCTGTGATCAATGTATCGTCTACCGCAGGCTTTCAGCCGCTGCCTTATATGGCGGTCTATGGGGCGACCAAAGCCTTTGTCTTGTCCTTTACCGATGCCCTCTACTGGGAGAATCGTGATCGCGGTGTGCAATTTTTCGCCCTGTGCCCAGGCTCAACAGAGACGGATTTCTTCAACGTAGTGGGTACGGAGGATGCTTCCGTCGGCGGCGCGAAGGACTCGCCTGAGCGGGTAGTGGCAATTACCCTGCGCGCTATGGCAAAAGGAAAACAGTACATTGTCCCCGGATTCCGCAATTACCTGGGCGCCCAGATCTCCCGGTTCATGACCCGCCGGCAAAGCCTGCGCCTGGTTGGGAACATGCTTCGCCCTGCCCCGAAGGAGCATAATGGACAGCCGTCATAA
- a CDS encoding TetR/AcrR family transcriptional regulator encodes MKVILIHNEDKPTPSKGRTLKTYQEARLQNTENLRKLVVDAAAAILQEEGPEAVTVRRVSQRMGCSTKIIYSLFVNKEGLAQQLYLEGCKLLAQRFEEVPASSDLLQHLLDLGEAFWQFGQDYSSYYKLMFGGAFAEFKPDAESMQGTMTAISRLWVLISTAQQQGQIPSQEETATLVGTLWASLHGVIHLYMSGFLGDTVAAHTVYRQTMELLSRALFAASLPDRGADRG; translated from the coding sequence ATGAAGGTGATTCTTATCCATAATGAAGACAAGCCCACACCATCTAAGGGCCGGACACTGAAGACCTATCAGGAAGCCCGCCTGCAAAATACAGAAAATCTCCGTAAGCTTGTGGTGGATGCGGCCGCAGCCATTCTGCAGGAAGAGGGGCCGGAGGCCGTCACTGTGCGTAGAGTATCGCAAAGGATGGGCTGTTCCACCAAAATCATCTATAGTTTGTTTGTTAATAAAGAGGGCTTGGCCCAGCAATTATATCTGGAGGGCTGCAAATTACTGGCCCAGCGTTTTGAAGAAGTGCCGGCTTCTTCAGATCTGTTACAGCATCTGCTGGATCTGGGCGAAGCCTTCTGGCAGTTCGGACAGGATTACAGCAGTTACTACAAACTGATGTTTGGAGGAGCTTTTGCCGAATTCAAGCCGGATGCGGAGAGTATGCAGGGAACCATGACAGCCATAAGCCGTTTGTGGGTTCTAATTAGCACCGCCCAGCAGCAAGGACAGATCCCCAGTCAGGAAGAGACCGCGACCCTTGTCGGCACGTTATGGGCATCGCTGCATGGAGTTATCCACCTATACATGAGCGGGTTCCTTGGAGATACCGTAGCTGCCCATACTGTATACAGGCAAACGATGGAGCTGCTGTCCAGAGCCTTATTCGCAGCATCCCTACCAGACAGAGGAGCGGATCGAGGATGA
- a CDS encoding nucleotidyltransferase family protein, which produces MIALILAAGYATRLYPLTLDTPKPLLPVQGSRTILDLLAERLEVLEEISEILVVTNERFFHAFEEWAGQYQGSKPVRILNDGTSSPEGRLGAIGDIQFVLERMQPQEDLLVLAGDNVLGFGLAGYLDYFHKVDTDCILVRTVDDPAELRSIGVAELDAQNRVLSLEEKPQAPRSNIGVFALYIYKRSTLPLFSRYLAEGGNPDAPSYFPEWLHSRQEMRAYYTEGTIEDVGTPEAYAQMRARLEEQAD; this is translated from the coding sequence ATGATCGCATTAATCTTGGCTGCGGGGTATGCCACCCGTCTGTATCCGTTAACGCTAGACACCCCGAAGCCGCTGCTGCCGGTGCAGGGAAGCCGGACGATTCTGGATCTGCTGGCCGAGCGTCTAGAGGTGCTGGAGGAGATTTCGGAGATTCTTGTGGTGACGAATGAGCGCTTTTTCCATGCTTTTGAAGAGTGGGCCGGGCAGTACCAGGGGAGCAAGCCGGTTCGTATCCTGAACGATGGAACTTCTTCACCTGAGGGGCGGTTAGGCGCGATTGGCGATATCCAGTTTGTGCTGGAGCGGATGCAGCCGCAGGAGGATCTGCTGGTGCTGGCAGGCGATAATGTGCTTGGCTTCGGCCTCGCGGGGTATTTGGACTATTTTCACAAGGTGGATACCGACTGTATTCTGGTGCGGACGGTGGATGATCCGGCAGAGCTGCGCAGTATCGGCGTGGCAGAGCTGGATGCGCAGAATCGGGTCTTATCCCTGGAGGAAAAGCCGCAGGCGCCCCGCTCGAACATTGGCGTATTCGCGCTGTACATTTACAAACGGTCTACGCTGCCGCTGTTCTCCCGTTATCTGGCTGAAGGGGGCAACCCGGATGCGCCGAGTTACTTTCCCGAATGGCTGCATTCCCGTCAGGAGATGCGGGCTTACTATACCGAGGGTACGATAGAGGATGTCGGCACCCCGGAGGCCTATGCACAGATGCGGGCGAGGCTGGAGGAGCAGGCAGATTAA